From the Candidatus Eremiobacterota bacterium genome, the window AGCTGCCAGGTTCCAGACCCTCTCAAGCTCCCGGGGGAGAAAGAACTTGATTGTCATAGTGCCTCTCCCTGACATTGACAAACTGCCGCTTGAGAGGATATCCACCAGGAAGGTCTCCTCGGGGCCCTCGCCGTGGGGAATGGTGCAGGCTTCCCTGGCTTTTTCACGCGCACACAGCCTGGAATCTTTTTCAATTTCCATGGAGGCCTCGGCGGCGCGCATCTCATCGACATCGCTGAAATACCTCCAGGGCGCATCAAAGCGCCTGTCGCGGGAAGCGATGAGCTCCTCGTCGTCTGATATGAGAGGCCATGAGGGATTGAGAGAGGGGCCTTGATACCACGAGCCATCACGTATACTGTCCTGCACCTCCTTCTGCAGGCCGTGGAACCGCTCGTCGGTGACGTAGCGGAAGCCTGGAAGCAGAGTATAACTGTGGGGGACCAGGCAGTCATACTCCAGGATCCTCGCGCAGCGCCCTGCCTCTTCCCGAAGGTCCGCCGTGGGCACGCTCGCGGCGTAGGCAATCCACTGAGCTTCATTCCTGGAGTCCACGAGAGGCAGAATAAAGCGGGCCTGCTCCCTGGTGATGACGCCTTTCCTGAAGGCATCCTCGGTGAGGGAGTGGCGGCGGAAGCCCTCGGCAAGCTTTATGAGCTGGCGGGTCTGGGCCATCGAGAAGCCGCAGCGCTCCCCGGCATAGTCCTCGATGAACTCAAAGCCGAGAAGGCGGTGGAGCTGCCGCGCATCCATCGCCCGCAGGAGCATCCCCGCGGCCACGTCGAGCCTCTGGCGGATCGAGGCGGCCCTGATCAGGCGGCCTGCAATTGCCCTCGCGGAGGCCCCGGTAACTTTTTCCGGCCGGGCCTCTTCAAGCCACGACGGGAAGAAGATGCTCCATGGTGATGACCACGGAGTCTCACCGGCCTCTCCCTCGCCGGCCTGCCCGCTGACCTCGCCGGGAGCGCTCACGCGGCGGTTTCTCATCCTCCTTTTCAGGAGGGGACCCCCCCGGGAGAATATGGGGCGGTTCCCGTCGGCATCGATGGCCGGAAGCTCCGGAGCCACTCTCCCTGAGGCCAGGAAGTTCGCAAGGAGCGCCTCGATGAATCCCGAAAGCGGTCCGTCATAGTGCTCTTTGTCCCGGAAGAAGGAGAGGGCGAAGTCCCAGGTGAGGGCAAGTGAGGGCGCCACGCTGAAGTACATCATCGTGCCCTCGGACTCATCGCCATGGGGCTCATCGCACTTCCCGCCGCCCGTGAAATCCGCAGGCCTGCCTTCAGCACACGGGCTTTCCTTGGAGCAGGGGGCCTCATCGGCCTTCCCTTCAGCGAGGGCCTTCTTCACTTCCCCCTCAAGGCCGCAGAGGGAGCGCTCCTCTGCAACGGCGAGCCACCAGGACTCGTTCTCAGGCGTGATGACCCTCGAGAGAAATCTCAGAGCGCTTTTTGCGATCCTGCCCTGCAGATAGGCCTCCCGGGTGAGGGGGAGCGCCTTGAGGAGCTCATAGTTGTGCATCAGCTCCGACGCGGTGCGCCCCGAGAACGAGAGATGCTCCGTGGCGAAGACTCCCATGGAGCGGTATCCTAACTGATCAACCCCTTTCGCTTTAAGAGTGACGAGAAGGCCGCCGAGCAGAAGATCCAGTGCCATGCGGCCGCGGACTGCCTCGCAGAGCAGAACATCAATGCGCGCTGCCCGCTCATCCCTGTCGATTGAGCCGAAGGTGATGTCCCCGGTGAGCCTTTCCGCTTCGGGGATGAGGCCTTCCCTGGTGATTTTGACGAGGTGCTCAGGCCTGCAGGGCCCCTCCGCGGGAAGCTCATAAGGCTCCGGGAGGAGGAGCATATCCTCGTAATCCTGGGAAGAAAAAGAATCACCGAGGTAAAGAAGCTCATCTTCATCGGGAAAAAACAGATCACAGATTGTTTGGGTCTCATGTGTATCCATATCTCCATGGTACCATACTTTTGATGAAAATGCAAACAGGCTGTCCTCATAAAACCCTTTCACAGAGCGGATAGAAGTGCATCGCAGGATGGCCTCCGGAGGCTCCGAAAGAGGTGAGGAGGTCAAAAATGACTCTGAAGGCCATCAAAGACCTGCCAGCGAAAGACTGGGCCGGATTCCAGGCGCTTCAAGCCTGACCTGCCGCCGGGCAGAACGTTTTTGTGGATAAAAAAATATGAGCAGCATCCAAAGTCTCCGCCTCCCCCCCGGAGAAAAAACTCTGCGTCTTAGAGCTTCTCTATTTCTTCTTCGCAGAGGTCCGTGTATGCGGCGACGGTTTTTGTGTCGAAGCCGTTCTTCTTCATTCTGAGGGCTATTTCTTGAGCCCGCTCACTGCTGCCCTTCTGCATGCCTTCCTTCATGCCTTCCTTCATGCCTTCCTTCATGCCTTCCTTCATGCCTTCCTTCATGCCTNNNNNNNNNNNNNNNNNNNNNNNNNNNNNNNNNNNNNNNNNNNNNNNNNNNNNNNNNNNNNNNNNNNNNNNNNNNNNNNNNNNNNNNNNNNNNNNNNNNNTCTTTCATCCCCTTTTCCCTGCCGCTTTTCTCTGCCTCATACCGCATCGTGGCTTCGTCATGGAGGAACTTTTCACGCTCCTCCATCATCGCCCTCACCATCTCATCTGATGACGCCTTCTTCATCTCTTTCATTGCCATCAGAATTCCCTCCTCTTTCTTCAGCACGCCGGGCATGGCTTCAGGGTCTGCCG encodes:
- a CDS encoding HNH endonuclease signature motif containing protein, giving the protein MDTHETQTICDLFFPDEDELLYLGDSFSSQDYEDMLLLPEPYELPAEGPCRPEHLVKITREGLIPEAERLTGDITFGSIDRDERAARIDVLLCEAVRGRMALDLLLGGLLVTLKAKGVDQLGYRSMGVFATEHLSFSGRTASELMHNYELLKALPLTREAYLQGRIAKSALRFLSRVITPENESWWLAVAEERSLCGLEGEVKKALAEGKADEAPCSKESPCAEGRPADFTGGGKCDEPHGDESEGTMMYFSVAPSLALTWDFALSFFRDKEHYDGPLSGFIEALLANFLASGRVAPELPAIDADGNRPIFSRGGPLLKRRMRNRRVSAPGEVSGQAGEGEAGETPWSSPWSIFFPSWLEEARPEKVTGASARAIAGRLIRAASIRQRLDVAAGMLLRAMDARQLHRLLGFEFIEDYAGERCGFSMAQTRQLIKLAEGFRRHSLTEDAFRKGVITREQARFILPLVDSRNEAQWIAYAASVPTADLREEAGRCARILEYDCLVPHSYTLLPGFRYVTDERFHGLQKEVQDSIRDGSWYQGPSLNPSWPLISDDEELIASRDRRFDAPWRYFSDVDEMRAAEASMEIEKDSRLCAREKAREACTIPHGEGPEETFLVDILSSGSLSMSGRGTMTIKFFLPRELERVWNLAAHAFLGRLAKAEGADSLGQPEEKFLAALLADYLKTEGTLKKAAHHHKILKRDRFRCQTPGCRCRRNLHVHHIIRRSQGGTDDPWNLIVLCEACHLHLLHGLRTLTVRGRAPFDLTFTFGSLSEGKPFLVYEKGMVMHGGGQVHGKI